One window from the genome of Micromonospora aurantiaca ATCC 27029 encodes:
- a CDS encoding TetR/AcrR family transcriptional regulator: MLDACAELVDEVGYEGLTTTLLAERAEVAIGSVYQFFPDKRAIVQALTLRTMESYLQRLDERFSSDDLTHWWDGVDAAIDEYISMHRTVPGFRTLHFGDVVDLHLLDDQRDNNGVIAEQLARVLTERFGLAVVPDLRFHLEVAVEAADALIKLAFRRRTDGDERVLVEAKALIREYLHRQVNAPTEAVHQG, encoded by the coding sequence ATGCTGGACGCCTGCGCCGAGCTCGTCGACGAGGTGGGGTACGAAGGGCTGACCACGACCCTGCTCGCCGAGCGTGCCGAGGTGGCGATCGGGTCGGTCTACCAGTTCTTTCCGGACAAACGGGCGATCGTGCAGGCGCTGACCCTGCGCACCATGGAGTCCTACCTCCAGCGGCTCGACGAGCGGTTCTCCTCGGACGACCTGACCCACTGGTGGGACGGCGTCGACGCGGCGATCGACGAGTACATCTCGATGCACCGCACCGTTCCCGGCTTCCGTACCCTGCACTTCGGCGACGTGGTCGACCTGCACCTGCTGGACGACCAGCGGGACAACAACGGAGTCATCGCGGAGCAGCTCGCCCGCGTACTCACCGAGCGTTTCGGCCTGGCCGTGGTGCCCGACCTGCGGTTCCACCTGGAGGTCGCGGTGGAGGCCGCTGATGCCCTGATCAAGCTGGCCTTCCGTCGCCGCACCGACGGCGACGAGCGGGTGCTGGTCGAGGCGAAGGCGCTCATCCGGGAGTACCTGCACCGGCAGGTGAACGCCCCCACGGAGGCCGTCCACCAGGGTTGA
- a CDS encoding D-arabinono-1,4-lactone oxidase, with translation MAAMTGTTATWSNWAGNQHSTALLTVRPHSVSDVAEAVRQAAAAGRTVRATGSGHSFTATAVADGHRIDLAALETDVTVDVARRLVTVPAGMTLHTLNELLAGHGLAMPNLGDIDAQTIAGALSTGTHGTGAKLGCLSTFVVGLTLVTGTGEVLRCSAEENRDVFDAARVGLGAVGVLVEVTLRCVDAFVLRAHERPAPLAEVLDDLPGLYDAHDHAEFYWFPYTDRVQVKTNDRVPADDRPLPRWRGWLDDEFLSNTVFAGACRLGRAVPALAPRISAVSARALTERTYTGRSDRVFCTPRRVRFVEMEYGLPREALPTALAELRRIVDRLPFKVLFPVEVRFTAADDIWLSHSYGRDSAYIAVHQYVGMPYEPYFRAFEQVATELGGRPHWGKLHWRTAESLASAYPRFADFQSVRARLDPHNLFQNPYLTQVLGA, from the coding sequence GTGGCCGCGATGACCGGTACCACCGCCACCTGGTCCAACTGGGCCGGCAACCAGCACAGCACCGCGCTCCTCACCGTGCGCCCGCATAGCGTCTCCGACGTGGCCGAGGCGGTGCGCCAGGCCGCCGCGGCGGGCCGGACCGTCCGGGCCACCGGCAGCGGCCACTCCTTCACCGCCACCGCCGTCGCCGACGGGCACCGGATCGACCTCGCCGCGCTGGAGACGGACGTCACAGTCGATGTGGCGCGCCGCCTGGTCACCGTACCGGCCGGGATGACGTTGCACACGCTCAACGAACTGCTCGCCGGGCACGGCCTCGCCATGCCGAACCTGGGCGACATCGACGCCCAGACCATCGCCGGTGCGCTGTCGACAGGCACCCACGGCACCGGGGCGAAACTGGGCTGCCTGTCCACCTTCGTGGTCGGGCTGACGCTCGTCACCGGCACCGGCGAGGTGCTGCGCTGCTCGGCCGAGGAGAACCGCGACGTCTTCGACGCCGCCCGGGTCGGGCTCGGCGCCGTCGGCGTGCTGGTCGAGGTCACGCTGCGCTGCGTGGACGCCTTCGTGCTGCGCGCGCACGAACGCCCGGCCCCGCTCGCCGAGGTGCTCGACGACCTGCCCGGCCTGTACGACGCGCACGACCACGCCGAGTTCTACTGGTTCCCCTACACCGACCGGGTGCAGGTCAAGACAAACGACCGGGTACCCGCCGACGACCGGCCGCTGCCCCGCTGGCGCGGCTGGCTGGACGACGAGTTCCTCTCCAACACCGTCTTCGCCGGCGCCTGCCGCCTCGGCCGCGCCGTACCCGCCCTCGCACCCCGGATCAGCGCCGTCTCCGCCCGCGCGCTCACCGAACGCACCTACACCGGCCGCTCCGACCGGGTGTTCTGCACACCGCGCCGGGTCCGCTTCGTGGAGATGGAGTACGGCCTGCCACGCGAGGCGCTGCCCACCGCGCTGGCCGAGCTGCGCCGGATCGTGGACCGGCTGCCGTTCAAGGTGCTGTTCCCGGTCGAGGTGCGGTTCACCGCCGCCGACGACATCTGGCTGTCCCACTCGTACGGGCGGGACTCGGCGTACATCGCCGTGCACCAGTACGTGGGCATGCCGTACGAGCCGTACTTCCGCGCGTTCGAGCAGGTGGCGACCGAGTTGGGTGGCCGGCCGCACTGGGGCAAGCTGCACTGGCGCACCGCCGAGTCCCTCGCGAGCGCCTACCCGAGATTCGCCGACTTCCAGTCCGTCCGCGCCCGCCTCGACCCCCACAACCTTTTCCAGAACCCCTACCTGACCCAGGTCCTGGGCGCTTGA
- the tmk gene encoding dTMP kinase — MPRPGPARGGTAIESQNNGESPGVSSPGTAADHSGVAAIRSVLRIRPFRRLWIVLSAASFGDWLGLLATALFAASQVSGSTAQGAAFGGVTAIRLLPALVLGPVAGVFADRFDRRWTMVICDLLRFVLFASIPLYALTGAAGGLVVGWALIATFLIESITLMWIPAKEAAVPNLIPRTRLEAANQLTLITTYGLTPVAAAVALAVLDRGVRGAVGGDLPGWAEPAQLALWFNAFSRLATALVVAFGIKEISHAQRGEAERSEQSMFRQFSEGWKYIGQTPLVRGLVLGIFGAFAGGGIVVGTAKFFANSLGAGDAAFSLLFGAIFVGLALGIGLGPMIVRDMSRRRWFGMSIVLASASVLVLAFAIHLSMAILGAILVGAGAGMAFLAGTTLLGGEVADEVRGRVFAVVQIGTRLVLILAIALSSLLVGVGGSRQLTIADLGISISSTRLLLLAAGAAGIIAGISAFGQMDDKKGVPVLADLWGSIRGRPLMPAEPFVSSGLFVVFEGGEGAGKSTQLAELAERLRAQGRDVVVTREPGATPVGERIRSLVLGTTPGEAPSPRAEALLYAADRAHHVATVVRPALVRGAVVISDRYVDSSLAYQGAGRTLPVDEVSWLSSWATGGLKPDLVVLLDVEPRTGLSRVEDRAEGTDRLEAESLTFHERVRYAFLDLAAGDPKRYLVLDASRPIDETADAVARRVGELLADPAGIVHPRPAQGPDTSVQPELSDAELVTMEQPRR, encoded by the coding sequence ATGCCCAGACCTGGGCCGGCACGTGGAGGTACGGCCATCGAAAGCCAGAACAACGGCGAGTCGCCCGGCGTGTCGTCGCCCGGGACAGCCGCCGACCACTCCGGCGTCGCCGCCATCCGCTCGGTGCTGCGCATCCGGCCGTTCCGCAGGCTGTGGATCGTCCTCAGCGCCGCCTCGTTCGGCGACTGGCTCGGCCTGCTCGCCACCGCGCTGTTCGCCGCGTCCCAGGTCTCCGGCAGCACCGCCCAGGGTGCCGCGTTCGGCGGTGTGACGGCGATCCGGCTGCTCCCGGCGCTGGTGCTCGGCCCGGTGGCCGGTGTGTTCGCCGACCGGTTCGACCGCCGGTGGACCATGGTCATCTGCGACCTGCTGCGCTTCGTGCTGTTCGCCTCGATCCCGCTGTACGCGCTCACCGGCGCCGCGGGCGGGCTGGTGGTCGGCTGGGCGCTGATCGCCACCTTCCTGATCGAGTCGATCACGTTGATGTGGATCCCGGCCAAGGAGGCGGCGGTCCCCAACCTCATCCCGCGTACCCGGCTGGAGGCGGCGAACCAGCTCACGCTGATCACCACGTACGGCCTCACGCCGGTGGCCGCGGCCGTCGCGCTCGCCGTGCTGGACCGCGGCGTCCGCGGCGCGGTCGGCGGCGACCTGCCCGGCTGGGCCGAACCGGCCCAGCTCGCGCTCTGGTTCAACGCCTTCTCCCGGCTGGCCACCGCGCTCGTGGTGGCGTTCGGGATCAAGGAGATCAGTCACGCCCAGCGCGGCGAGGCCGAGCGCTCCGAGCAGAGCATGTTCCGGCAGTTCTCCGAGGGCTGGAAATACATCGGCCAGACCCCGCTCGTCCGCGGCCTCGTGCTGGGCATCTTCGGCGCGTTCGCCGGCGGCGGCATCGTGGTCGGCACGGCCAAGTTCTTCGCCAACTCGCTCGGCGCCGGTGACGCCGCGTTCTCGCTGCTCTTCGGCGCGATCTTCGTCGGCCTGGCGCTCGGCATCGGTCTCGGGCCGATGATCGTGCGGGACATGTCCCGCCGCCGCTGGTTCGGCATGAGCATCGTGCTCGCCAGCGCCTCCGTGCTGGTGCTCGCGTTCGCCATCCACCTGTCCATGGCCATCCTCGGCGCGATCCTGGTCGGCGCGGGCGCGGGCATGGCGTTCCTGGCCGGCACCACGCTGCTCGGCGGCGAGGTGGCCGACGAGGTGCGCGGCCGGGTCTTCGCGGTGGTGCAGATCGGCACCCGGCTGGTGCTGATCCTGGCCATCGCGCTCAGCAGCCTCCTGGTCGGCGTCGGCGGCTCCCGCCAGCTCACCATCGCCGACCTGGGCATCTCCATCTCCTCCACCCGCCTGCTGCTGCTCGCCGCCGGCGCGGCCGGCATCATCGCGGGCATCAGCGCGTTCGGCCAGATGGACGACAAGAAGGGCGTACCGGTCCTCGCCGACCTGTGGGGCTCGATCCGGGGCCGCCCGCTGATGCCGGCCGAGCCGTTCGTCTCCAGCGGCCTGTTCGTGGTCTTCGAGGGCGGTGAGGGGGCCGGCAAGTCCACCCAGCTCGCCGAGCTGGCCGAGCGGCTGCGCGCGCAGGGCCGCGACGTGGTGGTCACCCGCGAGCCGGGCGCCACGCCGGTCGGCGAACGGATCCGCTCCCTGGTGCTCGGCACCACGCCCGGCGAGGCGCCGTCGCCGCGCGCCGAGGCGCTGCTCTACGCCGCCGACCGGGCGCACCACGTAGCCACCGTCGTCCGCCCGGCGCTCGTGCGCGGCGCTGTGGTGATCAGCGACCGGTACGTCGACTCGTCGCTCGCCTACCAGGGCGCCGGCCGGACGCTTCCGGTGGACGAGGTGTCCTGGCTCTCCTCCTGGGCCACCGGCGGCCTCAAGCCCGACCTGGTGGTGCTGCTCGACGTCGAGCCGCGTACCGGCCTGAGCCGGGTCGAGGACCGCGCCGAGGGCACCGACCGGCTGGAGGCCGAGTCGCTGACGTTCCACGAGCGGGTCCGGTACGCCTTCCTCGACCTCGCCGCCGGTGACCCGAAGCGCTACCTGGTGCTCGACGCGTCCCGCCCGATCGACGAGACCGCCGACGCGGTCGCCCGCCGGGTGGGCGAGCTGCTCGCCGACCCGGCCGGCATCGTGCACCCCCGTCCGGCGCAGGGCCCGGACACCTCGGTCCAGCCCGAGTTATCCGACGCGGAGCTGGTGACGATGGAGCAACCCCGACGATGA
- a CDS encoding DUF559 domain-containing protein — protein sequence MPGDDADELSWLLFHQERVLEATQARRFLSEKAIRHRLGSGRWRQAHRRVYVTHNGPVGPKEWRWVAVLAAGPAATLGGLTAAQAWGLRRYESRLVHLLLPARHQTRTLPPAVRIHRTTALPPEDVLTVGRPRRTMPARSLVDAAQWAATDEEARAVIAAGFQQRLVWGDDLHRVLERLPRARRRRLILATATDAAGGAHSLAELDFLDLVRRAGLPEPSLQVVRRNATGRRRYLDVWFERWRVHVEIDGGQHLDPRTAWADMQRQNDVWATGDRVLRFPAWAVRNDPTRVVTQLRAALRSAGWPD from the coding sequence ATGCCGGGGGATGACGCCGACGAGTTGAGCTGGTTGCTGTTCCATCAGGAACGGGTGCTCGAAGCGACGCAGGCTCGACGGTTCCTGTCCGAGAAGGCGATCCGCCACCGGCTGGGCAGCGGGCGCTGGCGGCAGGCGCACCGGCGCGTCTACGTCACCCACAACGGGCCGGTGGGTCCGAAAGAGTGGCGTTGGGTGGCGGTGCTCGCGGCGGGACCGGCGGCGACGCTGGGTGGACTCACCGCGGCTCAGGCATGGGGCCTACGGCGCTACGAGAGCCGGCTGGTGCATCTGCTGCTGCCGGCCCGGCATCAGACGCGAACCCTGCCACCGGCTGTGCGGATCCATCGCACCACCGCACTTCCGCCGGAGGACGTGCTCACCGTCGGCCGGCCCCGCCGGACCATGCCGGCCCGCTCGCTCGTCGACGCGGCGCAGTGGGCGGCGACCGACGAGGAGGCACGGGCTGTCATCGCGGCGGGCTTCCAGCAACGCCTGGTCTGGGGCGACGACCTGCACCGGGTGCTGGAACGGCTTCCCCGGGCGCGCCGCCGTCGCCTGATCCTGGCGACCGCCACGGACGCGGCGGGCGGAGCCCACTCCCTCGCCGAACTCGACTTCCTCGATCTCGTCCGTCGGGCCGGGCTGCCCGAACCGTCCCTCCAGGTCGTGCGGCGGAACGCCACCGGGCGGCGGCGCTACCTGGACGTCTGGTTCGAGCGGTGGCGTGTGCACGTCGAGATCGACGGCGGGCAGCACCTCGACCCGAGGACCGCCTGGGCGGACATGCAGCGGCAGAACGACGTCTGGGCCACCGGTGACCGGGTGCTCCGCTTCCCCGCCTGGGCGGTCCGCAACGACCCCACCCGCGTCGTGACCCAGTTGCGTGCCGCCCTGCGATCCGCAGGCTGGCCGGACTGA
- a CDS encoding amino acid deaminase/aldolase → MAIDRDKTRDRLDRATAHLDPPYAVVDLTAFDANAEALAGRSGGKPLRVASKSVRVRELLTRALKRPGWHGVMAFTLPEALWLVRSGVSDDVLVAYPTAHRGGLAELAADPALADAVTLMIDDTAQLDLIDRVCPPARRPALRICLDLDASWRPLGGRVHVGVRRSPVHSATAAGALAAAVAGRPGFRLVGLMSYEAQIAGLGDAPPGQAMLGSAIRVAQRGSYRELLARRSAAVGAVREHADLEFVNGGGTGSVAATSADPAVTEVTAGSGLYGPTLFDAYRAWQPTPAAFFACAVVRRPAPGLATVLGGGWIASGPAADSRLPRPWLPEGLKLLGAEGAGEVQTPLAGEAADGLRVGDRVWFRHAKAGELCEHVNEVHLVEGDAVVATVPTYRGEGHAFL, encoded by the coding sequence GTGGCCATCGACCGTGACAAAACTCGCGATCGTCTCGACCGGGCGACCGCTCACCTCGACCCGCCGTACGCGGTGGTCGACCTCACCGCGTTCGACGCCAACGCCGAGGCGCTCGCCGGCCGGTCCGGCGGCAAGCCGCTGCGCGTGGCGAGCAAGTCGGTACGCGTCCGCGAGCTGCTGACCCGGGCGCTCAAGCGGCCCGGATGGCACGGCGTGATGGCCTTCACGCTGCCCGAGGCGCTGTGGCTGGTCCGCTCCGGGGTCAGCGACGACGTGCTCGTGGCGTACCCGACGGCCCACCGGGGCGGCCTCGCCGAACTGGCCGCCGACCCGGCGCTCGCCGACGCGGTGACCTTGATGATCGACGACACCGCACAGCTCGACCTGATCGACCGGGTGTGCCCGCCCGCACGCCGCCCCGCGCTGCGGATCTGCCTCGACCTGGACGCCTCCTGGCGCCCGCTGGGCGGCCGGGTGCACGTCGGCGTGCGCCGCTCCCCGGTGCACAGCGCCACGGCGGCCGGCGCGCTCGCCGCCGCCGTCGCCGGGCGGCCGGGCTTCCGTCTGGTCGGCCTGATGTCGTACGAGGCACAGATCGCCGGCCTCGGCGACGCGCCGCCCGGACAGGCGATGCTCGGCTCGGCGATCCGGGTCGCGCAGCGCGGCTCGTACCGGGAACTGCTCGCACGCCGCTCGGCCGCGGTCGGTGCGGTACGCGAGCACGCCGACCTGGAGTTCGTCAACGGCGGCGGCACCGGCAGCGTGGCCGCCACCAGCGCGGACCCCGCCGTCACCGAGGTCACCGCGGGCTCCGGCCTGTACGGGCCGACGCTGTTCGACGCGTACCGTGCCTGGCAGCCGACCCCGGCGGCGTTCTTCGCCTGCGCGGTGGTCCGCCGCCCGGCGCCCGGGCTGGCGACGGTGCTCGGCGGCGGCTGGATCGCCTCCGGCCCGGCGGCGGACAGCCGGCTGCCGCGGCCGTGGCTGCCGGAGGGGTTGAAGCTGCTCGGCGCGGAGGGCGCCGGCGAGGTGCAGACCCCGCTGGCCGGGGAGGCCGCCGACGGCCTGCGCGTCGGCGACCGGGTGTGGTTCCGCCACGCCAAGGCGGGCGAGCTGTGCGAGCACGTCAACGAGGTGCACCTGGTCGAGGGGGACGCGGTGGTCGCCACCGTGCCGACCTACCGGGGCGAGGGGCACGCCTTCCTCTGA